A section of the Osmia lignaria lignaria isolate PbOS001 chromosome 3, iyOsmLign1, whole genome shotgun sequence genome encodes:
- the cno gene encoding adherens junction formation factor afadin isoform X1: MMYERRKYLNEQDGRMNRSKDTAYLSAEKRKQQNKRKDTEDQWKIVMATELANKKAEREALRGVIQQWNANRLDLFELSEPNEDLEFHGVMRFYFQDSGQKVATKCIRVASDATSQAVIETLIEKFRPDMRMLSVPEYALYEIHENGDERKLGLDEKPLLVQLNWHIDDREGRFLLRRIDDKTNAQGVGFSSSEGSSFRRKLSKREKKQMKKQEKLSRLKSLEQEENTVPLDQNGVAEKLYTELPETSFTRSISNPEAVMRRRRQQKLERKLQQFRSKDGGPDTGGTLKIYGEALCKDVPYKTLLLSVRDSAVHVVREMLSKYGLEKVDPQQYCLVQVNSEHVNGGSQQEYILDDDECPLAILMNHPSARGSIMFHVRRRPADYVPRKRKKKPSGKWNELDHRYEDERLPFLLELNPDGSDVPNGAGARHRLQPNVTEVGSERPIGPQAVQAQTLTLTGPTVMPRHCVIAFTENIVTLTPCSRDAHTYVNNQRIHQTTILQNGAIVKFGRLHTFRFIDPAPEERIRQRHESTRQIEYGYDRLLLYRRRSPDLTGQETNVERYGSTSGTPNSGQNQGSQNQGQANQEQASHPSSPSKSTTNSAVGHPQSPTHASESTHNYETTFDLDGNVETASLTSSRDGNRTLQNDRQVRGTDPILPAVLEFLEETEETFFHAVITDVEPSAPQFKLAPTYTLYLAARYRASTHYRPELQPTERAHRLTVMLANVATMIQRVIQERYMDASSLALWLANGSELLHMLKNDRHVGAFSTRAQDILTEAVHAAFASLVRCISLELAPAMSQFMADADEPAKEAGVLQIFSNTMALLRRCRVNAALTIQLFSHLFHAINATAFNSLVSNTNLCVRWFGRRLKARLNALETWAERQGLELASQCHLATIMQATHLLQAPKYNAEELATLSSTCFKLNSLQVRALLQKYQPAADEPRLPAELIENVVRVAESVADTLARADGREIRLEEEPTLALALLLPEDGYSCEVIRGVPPGLAEFLAPLQRDGLCRMAPQPTSSGYWTIYMIDHHNNFRSPSAMSNRSGSGYSCNAGGPNSSQPEIHVIKLHKSTNGMGLSIVAAKGAGQDRLGIYIKSVVAGGAADADGRLTAGDQLLKVDGQSLVGITQEKAAEYLVRTGPIVTLEVAKQGAIYHGLATLLSQPSPVMSRAAHKVRPKSEHLETPKVQEASDEHPSSSRSMGNLLDAPRPTAITLPDRSVDPVSGPRRMSERDLPSRLGRDVTAPQQQMHTSKSVPALHNVGTDGKQQHEVFNPGYSRASSSNSVTPPVTQPLPMNAINGSTSLRSRSSHNLHDPTRIGTLPPSGLLVGRQQSSPNLNPGQATTNNNASSNVNAALNVLQGNEAERFYQNLSIYRNQDGTAKQRYSPSQHLEERNLLQPQKNSRGSQNSLNRPGTFETSQIRDRPISAYVPQNQQQSYLGGQSQSQSQSQSQSQLYSQQGCAPPPPRSQSSRDMIRQEAKLQEMQEEVRRRELRGGVPVPSNQYRPNTAYNVKANTIASTSSSVRPTKSLGSQPNLGSSPPVTVPTSPISVSSHSAKQVGTSSYGYLDPQYGSYMIQHSKSPHMHPHQHQHQHQHQSQSQAQPQSQPQSQPQPQPQPQPQPQPQPQHQHQHPHQYSHQHQYQHPHYHHHQNMQQQNFVHVQYGTTPPSRGKSELTRLQPNGMMLEYGRDQNSQETDQSQRLTIGSQYYLNGNSDVRNEQYAGENSMNRSQIAAEGNTLMTNEMTPIRPTLPEEGYTESPPPPPPNTSTHPLYNKQSDSRYTASMQDPPRGGYYPANGMGSALQPRQYQYSATNPWQREEREKEQARRREAARQWRDQQIAELSALPHRTPQQEEQLRALQLERDFQKRAEEVANQQDDDEESNDLDAESIQRLQGLLRTTTVQERNNASEPQVNLSRNNVANQSVRGNYAAQSLDRTVHGTSIITHGADASQTSQNVQTNCLSQQENSNSHSSSNFQHEQSMQMQNSAGQMQISSLIQSNTAQKSGSHGPIQSIEDKDMHRRSDEIKRRQLELDEVQKKKEEDANKQQQIQQMYQQQQQQQQQHLHHHHHHHLQQPQSHIKSQQMLHPNMLRLDNLSINGLTSSSTQNGNNDAPLPPERGSSFAVMSQTGVLRSNNSNSSNIMTLTSPQSTTVKRVSFHDSNANVESVQRNVSSGNLTAIPSTTMDVISEDPNIFINDAEMLLASPKTPEGPGIPISGSTPGVIGAQEVYKDPRQRRLAEKQKQQQQNSQVGPVPEKLSFKEKMKMFAMETGEDGTPRDKVKISRAQREIDNIGNPTTALISNNGNNSSNNYNNNNGNNINAVTTNNTNNSNSSSSSSSSNNNAHNNRN; encoded by the exons ATGATgtacgaaagaagaaaatatttaaacgaaCAAGATGGTAGGATGAATCGATCGAAAGATACCGCGTATTTATCAGCTGAGAAAAGAAAACAACAGAACAAAAGAAAAGATACAGAGGATCAATGGAAAATAGT AATGGCCACGGAGCTGGCAAATAAGAAAGCTGAGCGCGAAGCTCTGCGTGGCGTAATTCAACAATGGAACGCCAATAGATTGGATCTGTTTGAACTTTCGGAACCGAACGAG GATTTGGAGTTTCACGGTGTAATGAGATTTTATTTTCAAGACAGCGGTCAGAAAGTGGCGACAAAATGTATTAGGGTAGCATCAGATGCGACGAGTCAAGCGGTGATCGAaactttaattgaaaaattccgTCCAGATATGCGAATGCTCTCGGTTCCGGAGTATGCGCTTTACGAAATACACGAAAACGGCG ACGAACGTAAACTCGGTCTGGATGAGAAACCACTGCTGGTGCAGCTAAATTGGCACATCGATGATCGAGAAGGACGTTTTCTGTTGAGGAGGATCGATGATAAGACGAACGCGCAAGGCGTAGGCTTCTCTTCTTCGGAGGGGTCCAGCTTTCGTAGAAAGCTGAGCAAACGGGAAAAGAAACAGATGAAGAAACAAGAAAAACTGAGTCGCCTAAAGAGTTTGGAACAAGAGGAAAACACAGTGCCCCTCGATCAGAATGGCGTGGCTGAAAAATTGTACACGG AATTGCCGGAAACTAGCTTTACCAGAAGCATTTCGAATCCGGAAGCCGTGATGAGGAGGCGACGTCAGCAAAAGTTGGAAAGAAAACTGCAGCAGTTTCGCAGCAAGGATGGTGGCCCGGACACCGGTGGGACATTGAAGATTTACGGCGAAGCGCTTTGCAAGGATGTACCGTATAAAACGCTACTTCTGAGCGTACGAGATTCAGCGGTTCACGTTGTGCGAGAGATGCTCTCCAAATACGGTTTAGAGAAGGTTGATCCGCAGCAGTATTGTCTCGTGCAG GTAAATAGCGAACACGTTAACGGAGGATCTCAACAGGAATACATATTGGACGACGACGAATGCCCTCTAGCTATTCTCATGAATCATCCTTCTGCACGAG GTTCCATCATGTTTCATGTCCGAAGAAGGCCTGCCGATTACGTGCCTCGGAAACGGAAGAAAAAGCCTAGTGGCAAGTGGAACGAACTCGATCACAG ATACGAAGATGAAAGATTGCCCTTTTTACTGGAATTGAATCCTGACGGGAGCGACGTTCCAAATGGAGCTGGTGCAAGACATCGGTTACAACCTAACGTGACGGAGGTGGGTTCGGAAAGACCGATAGGCCCTCAAGCTGTTCAAGCTCAAACTCTCACGTTGACTGGACCGACTGTTATGCCGAGACACTGTGTGATCGCTTTTACGGAAAATATCGTTACTCTCACCCCTTGCTCCAGGGATGCTCACACATACGTGAACAACCAACGGATACATCAAACGACGATACTCCAG AACGGAGCGATCGTGAAATTCGGCAGACTGCATACCTTTCGGTTCATCGATCCGGCACCCGAAGAACGCATCAGACAACGACACGAGTCTACGAGGCAAATCGAATACGGTTACGATCG CTTGCTTCTGTACCGTAGACGCTCGCCAGACTTGACTGGTCAGGAGACAAACGTGGAGCGATACGGCTCGACATCCGGCACTCCGAACAGCGGACAGAATCAAGGGTCGCAGAATCAGGGCCAGGCGAATCAAGAACAAGCTTCTCATCCATCTAGTCCGAGCAAATCGACGACTAATTCCGCTGTTGGTCATCCTCAAAGTCCGACGCACGCGTCAGAGTCCACCCATAATTACGAGACTACGTTTGATCTCGATGGAAACGTTGAGACTGCCAGTTTAACCAGCAGCAGAGACGGTAACAG GACGTTGCAAAATGATCGGCAAGTACGTGGCACGGATCCAATTTTGCCAGCCGTGCTGGAGTTCCTGGAGGAAACGGAGGAAACGTTTTTCCACGCGGTGATCACGGACGTGGAACCGTCCGCGCCTCAATTCAAACTTGCACCAACGTATACGCTTTATCTGGCAGCGAGGTACCGGGCAAGTACGCATTACAGGCCAGAGCTACAACCGACGGAAAGGGCGCACAGGTTGACCGTGATGCTGGCGAATGTTGCCACCATGATACAACGCGTGATACAG GAACGATACATGGACGCGTCTTCTCTGGCGCTGTGGTTGGCAAACGGGTCAGAATTATTGCACATGCTGAAGAACGATCGACACGTGGGTGCGTTCTCGACAAGAGCGCAAGACATTCTGACGGAAGCTGTTCACGCTGCATTCGCATCTTTAGTGCGATGTATATCTTTAGAGCTAGCTCCTGCAATGTCTCAGTTCATGGCTGACGCCGACGAGCCTGCGAAAGAGGCCGgggttttacaaatattttccaACACGATGGCTCTGCTAAGGCGGTGCAGAGTAAATGCCGCTCTCACTATTCAATTGTTCAGCCACTTGTTTCACGCGATCAACGCGACAGCTTTCAACTCGTTGGTCTCGAATACGAATTTGTGCGTCCGATGGTTCGGTCGTCGATTGAAAGCAAGATTGAACGCGCTCGAGACCTGGGCCGAGAGGCAGGGTCTCGAATTGGCGAGCCAGTGCCATTTGGCGACGATCATGCAAGCGACGCACTTGCTACAGGCGCCGAAATACAACGCGGAGGAGCTTGCCACCTTAAGCTCCACGTGTTTCAAATTGAATTCTCTTCAGGTCAGGGCGTTGTTACAAAAGTATCAACCAGCCGCTGACGAACCGAGACTTCCAGCGGAACTGATCGAGAACGTGGTACGAGTAGCGGAGAGTGTGGCCGACACGCTAGCGCGTGCTGACGGCAGAGAGATTCGACTCGAGGAAGAGCCAACGCTCGCGTTGGCGCTTCTTCTGCCCGAGGATGGGTACAGTTGCGAGGTGATACGCGGAGTTCCACCAGGATTAGCAGAATTCTTAGCACCGTTGCAACGAGACGGTCTATGTCGAATGGCTCCGCAGCCTACGAGCAGCGGATACTGGACCATATACATGATCGATCATCACAACAAT TTTCGCAGTCCCAGCGCGATGAGTAACAGATCCGGTAGCGGCTATTCCTGTAACGCAGGAGGACCAAATTCCTCTCAGCCAGAGATACACGTGATCAAATTACACAAATCTACCAACGGGATGGGTTTGAGCATTGTCGCGGCAAAG GGCGCCGGTCAAGATAGGCTGGGAATATATATAAAAAGCGTGGTTGCAGGTGGTGCCGCCGATGCT GATGGTAGATTGACGGCTGGCGATCAACTGCTCAAGGTTGACGGACAAAGTTTAGTTGGAATTACTCAAGAAAA AGCCGCCGAGTATCTGGTGCGCACGGGACCGATAGTGACCCTCGAAGTTGCCAAGCAGGGTGCCATATATCATGGTTTGGCTACTTTATTGTCGCAACCGTCACCGGTTATGAGCAGAG CAGCGCACAAGGTTCGACCCAAGTCCGAGCACTTGGAAACTCCAAAGGTACAAGAAGCAAGCGACGAGCATCCGTCCAGCTCGCGTTCGATGGGTAATTTATTGGATGCGCCAAGGCCCACGGCAATTACTTTGCCAGACCGTTCGGTCGATCCAGTGTCAG GACCTCGCCGCATGAGCGAACGAGATTTACCATCGCGACTTGGACGCGACGTAACCGCTCCTCAGCAACAAATGCATACCAGCAAGTCCGTGCCAGCGTTGCACA ACGTAGGTACCGATGGTAAGCAACAGCACGAGGTATTCAACCCTGGTTATAGCAGAGCATCTTCCAGTAATAGCGTTACTCCGCCAGTCACCCAGCCGTTGCCAATGAACGCCATTAATGGCTCAACGTCGTTACGTTCTCG TTCCAGTCATAATTTACACGACCCGACGAGAATCGGTACGTTACCGCCGAGCGGTCTTCTGGTCGGTAGACAACAATCCTCTCCGAATTTGAATCCTGGTCAAGCAACAACGAATAACAATGCTTCGAGTAACGTTAACGCGGCCTTGAACGTGCTTCAAGGTAACGAAGCTGAAAGGTTTTATCAGAATTTGAGTATCTACAGGAATCAAGACGGCACGGCGAAACAACGATATAGTCCATCTCAACATTTGGAGGAGAG AAATCTTCTGCAGCCGCAGAAGAACTCGAGAGGTTCGCAAAATTCTTTGAATCGACCGGGAACGTTTGAAACTAGCCAAATCAGAGACCGTCCAATATCCGCTTACGTACCTCAAAACCAACAACAGTCTTATTTAGGCGGGCAATCGCAGTCGCAGTCGCAGTCGCAATCGCAATCGCAATTGTATTCGCAACAAGGATGCGCACCGCCACCTCCGAGATCTCAGTCCTCGCGAGACATGATACGACAGGAAGCAAAACTTCAGGAAATGCAGGAAGAAGTGAGAAGACGAGAATTGCGGGGTGGCGTGCCAGTTCCATCGAATCAATATCGACCAAATACCGCGTACAATGTAAAAGCAAATACGATTGCATCGACAAGTTCCTCCGTTCGTCCGACGAAATCTCTTGGTTCTCAACCAAATTTGGGATCGAGTCCGCCGGTGACGGTGCCCACATCTCCGATTTCGGTATCCAGCCATAGCGCGAAACAAGTTGGTACCTCTAGTTACGGTTACTTGGATCCGCAGTATGGATCGTACATGATCCAACACAGCAAGTCCCCGCATATGCATCCGCATCAACATCAACACCAGCATCAGCATCAATCTCAATCTCAAGCTCAACCTCAATCTCAGCCTCAGTCTCAACCTCAACCTCAACCTCAACCTCAACCTCAACCTCAACCTCAACCTCAACATCAGCATCAACACCCGCATCAATACTCTCATCAACACCAATACCAACATCCGCATTACCATCACCATCAGAACATGCAACAGCAGAACTTTGTGCACGTCCAATACGGCACTACGCCTCCATCGAGAGGAAAAAGCGAATTGACGCGATTACAACCGAATGGAATGATGCTCGAATATGGAAGAGATCAGAACTCTCAAGAAACTGATCAAAGTCAACGTCTTACCATTGGATCGCAGTAttatttaaatggaaattcGGACGTACGAAACGAACAGTACGCTGGTGAAAATAGCATGAATAGATCACAGATCGCGGCAGAAGGTAATACTTTGATGACTAATGAGATGACTCCGATTAGACCCACCCTTCCGGAAGAGGGATACACCGAAAGCCCTCCGCCACCGCCACCAAACACTTCGACTCATCCTCTTTATAACAAACAGTCGGATTCGAG ATACACCGCGAGTATGCAGGATCCTCCTCGCGGCGGATATTACCCGGCTAACGGGATGGGAAGCGCGTTGCAACCGCGTCAGTATCAGTACAGTGCCACGAATCCTTGGCagcgagaagaaagagaaaag GAACAAGCGCGCAGAAGGGAAGCGGCAAGACAATGGCGGGACCAACAAATAGCGGAATTAAGCGCGTTACCTCATAGAACTCCCCAACAGGAAGAACAGCTTAGAGCGCTCCAGTTGGAGAGGGATTTTCAAAAGAGAGCCGAAGAGGTCGCTAATCAACAAGACGATGACGAGGAAAGCAATGATTTGGACGCAGAGAGTATACAGCGACTTCAAGGGTTGCTTCGTACAACGACGGTTCAAGAACGAAACAATGCATCGGAACCACAGGTCAATCTGtccagaaacaacgtggccaaTCAATCCGTCAGAGGAAACTATGCTGCACAAAGCCTGGATAGAACCGTGCATGGTACGAGTATTATCACGCACGGGGCTGACGCATCGCAAACTTCCCAAAACGTTCAAACGAATTGTTTAAGCCAGCAAGAAAACTCTAATTCCCATTCGTCGTCGAACTTTCAACACGAGCAAAGCATGCAAATGCAAAATAGTGCCGGACAAATGCAGATATCATCCTTAATTCAATCGAATACTGCTCAAAAGTCCGGCTCCCATGGTCCTATTCAGTCCATCGAAGACAAAGATATGCATCGTAGATCAGATGAGATTAAACGAAGGCAGTTGGAACTCGATGAAgttcagaaaaagaaagaggaagatgcTAATAAGCAGCAACAAATTCAACAGATGtatcaacagcagcaacaacagcaacaacagcatctccaccatcatcaccatcatcatttGCAGCAACCGCAATCTCATATCAAGAGTCAACAAATGTTACATCCTAATATGTTACGGTTGGATAACTTGTCCATTAATGGACTCACCTCGTCTT CTACACAAAATGGTAATAACGACGCGCCTCTGCCACCGGAACGAGGTTCCAGTTTTGCGGTGATGTCGCAGACTGGGGTACTCCGATCGAACAATTCAAATTCATCGAATATTATGACATTAACTTCCCCGCAATCAACGACCGTCAAGAGAGTCTCCTTTCATGATTCGAACGCAAACGTGGAATCAGTACAACGAAATGTATCGTCTGGAAATTTAACCGCGATTCCGTCCACAACTATGGATGTCATTTCAGAAGATCCAAAC ATTTTCATCAACGATGCTGAAATGTTATTGGCATCTCCAAAGACGCCCGAAGGACCTGGTATACCAATTAGCGGTAGTACACCTGGCGTGATAGGCGCTCAAGAAGTTTACAA GGATCCGAGGCAAAGACGACTTGCTGAAAAGCAAAAACAACAGCAACAAAATTCTCAAGTTGGACCAGTACCTGAGAAACTAAGTTTCAAGGAGAAAATGAAGATGTTTGCGATGGAAACGGGAGAAGATGGAACACCACGGGATAAGGTGAAAATTTCGCGTGCTCAACGCGAAATAGATAACATAGGTAATCCTACTACTGCACTGATCAGCAATAACGGCAACAACAGCAGTAATAATTACAACAACAATAACGGTAACAATATCAATGCCGTTACTACTAACAATACAAACAatagcaacagcagcagcagcagcagcagcagcaacaacaacgcTCATAACAATAGGAATTAA